Proteins from a genomic interval of bacterium:
- a CDS encoding CYTH domain-containing protein has translation MLPPPPRCEKVFTDTYYDTANYKLTTKDIWLRERDGKWELKMGLNENGKRIADQYDEIENEADIRSALKLPASGELRGVLAANGYEAFCVCKTTRRKYRKNDFIIDLDAVDYSDFSYSLGEIELLVNEKFEIGGAIAKILEFAKAYNLTIAPVRGKGVEYLKRKKPEHYRALIAAGVVEETP, from the coding sequence ATTCTCCCGCCCCCTCCGCGCTGCGAAAAAGTCTTTACCGACACTTACTACGACACCGCCAACTATAAGTTGACGACAAAAGACATCTGGCTCCGCGAGCGCGATGGCAAATGGGAGCTGAAGATGGGGCTAAACGAAAACGGGAAACGGATTGCGGATCAGTACGACGAGATTGAGAACGAAGCCGATATTCGGAGCGCATTAAAACTTCCCGCGAGCGGGGAATTGCGCGGTGTGCTTGCGGCAAACGGATACGAGGCATTTTGCGTATGTAAAACCACGCGTAGAAAATATCGCAAGAACGATTTTATTATTGACTTGGACGCGGTTGATTATTCGGACTTTTCCTACAGCTTGGGAGAAATAGAGTTGCTCGTGAATGAAAAATTTGAAATTGGCGGTGCGATAGCGAAAATTTTGGAATTTGCAAAGGCATATAACCTCACCATCGCGCCCGTGCGCGGGAAGGGTGTTGAATATTTGAAACGCAAGAAGCCCGAGCACTACCGCGCGCTCATCGCCGCGGGAGTCGTGGAGGAGACGCCGTAG